The segment GGACGGCGCGTAAGGCTCTCCAACTTTTGTGGGCTGATAGCAAACTCGTTGGGATTGCTGTCGAAGGGCTCTCTCCAACCGATCAGGCGCGTGCATCGGCAAAAACGGTTCAGATTGCTGATATCACCCTTTATTTCGGGGGGCATCCGGCTTTCAAGCAAGCCGACCGGCTTACTATTGCCCAATTCAAATATTCAATAGCTAACGAAGATGAGTATTTCCGCGCAAGCCGGGCGAAAGAGACAATTGAAAAATTCGGTAACGCGTACCGTGATCTTAAGACAAGATATGGCGCTGAAGCAGTGCAGAAGAAACTGGATTTTCAACTCATTACCAATCAGCCGATCTATGAGCCGCTGCTTCAGGCCGTTGAGGCTATTGCGAAGGGATTGCCGCGAACTGGAGAGGTCGAAAAACAAGCGAGACAATTTGAGAAGGCTTCCGGGCTTCAAGGAAAGCCACTGGTCTCATTTGCCGCAAAGTGCAATTTCATCGGCCGCTCCAAAAATCTTGCTGCGACCAAATATGAGCTGGCATGCCTGCTTGTGGATTGGTCTGCCACCAAAGACGCACTTGCGAGAGCTCGACTTGCCGGTTTGAAGGAGTTGGTCAGGAATAAAGCAGGGCATGCAGGTTCGGGTCGTAACGTCATAAGGCGTACTGATATACTCGCCGCGCTGGAGGTCAGTGATCCTGATGATCTTTTGCCGTGCAAGCCTGCACTTACAGATGTCGGTCCGGTCGTTGAGCGCCACCAACTCTCTGATGCCGTTTCACAGATCGAATCCTTACAGAAGCCCCTTCTTATCCACTCTGCCGGCGGCGTTGGCAAGACCGTCTTCATGGAGAGTTTAGCTGGTAAGATACAAGAGAACTATGAAGTAGTTTTCTTTGACTGCTTTGGAGGTGGAGCTTACCGGGCTCTTGAGGACGCCCGGCATTTGCCACGAAACGGGCTTATGCATATCGCTAACACGCTCGCTTTTCGCAGCTTGTGTGACCCAATACTTCCGCATAGTTCCGACCCGCAAACATTGCTGAAGACATTCAGGCGGCGCCTCACCCAATGCGTTGAGACGATTTCGAGGATGAACCCCGGACGGAGCCTAGCGCTCTTCATCGATGCCATTGATAACGCCGATATAGCTGCGAAGCAGCGCGGCGATGACTCGTTTCCTGTCGAGCTGATACAGAGTTTGGATACTGAACCCATTCCAGGTGTTAAATTGATAGTCTCCTGTAGAACAGAACGCAAACCCGATACCTACGCCGAATATGACGAGCTTGAATTGCAGCCATTCAACATAAATGAAACCTCGACGTTCTTACGCGCCAGAATGAATAACGTCTCCCAAGGAGAGATAAGTATTGCCCAAGCACGTTCTGGCGGCAATCCGCGCGTGCTGGACTATCTTCTCATGAGCGGTCGTGGTCTTCTTGATGAGTCGGAGGTCAACAAGAAATTTGAACTGAACGACCTGATCGAAAAAAGGATTAAAGATGCGCTCACTACTGCGAGAGTGCGCGGCTATAAAAAGAACCATATTGATGCCTTCCTCGCTGGCCTTGCCGTTCTGCCGCCCCCTGTACCCCTTAACGAATATGCTGGAATACATAAAATCGAACTGAGTGCGATTGAAAGCTTTGCCTCCGATTTATTTCCATTGCTTGAACGCACCAATCAGGGATTGATGTTTCGAGACGAACCTACGGAAACGCTCATTCAGAAACGTTATGCGTCCTCTAATGAGCTTTTGCGTCATCTCGCTGAAAACCTTCTCGTCCGTCAGGATGTATCCGTCTACGCGGCTCGAGCTCTTCCGGGGCTTCTGCATCAACTTGACGATGGCGAGCGGCTTTTTAAACTGGCTTTCGATGACCGAATCCCTGCAACAATCACGAGCACAGTAGGCAAGAGAAACATACGCTTCGCGAGGCTCAAGGCGGCAACACTGCACGCCGCCATGAAAAAAGACTACGATCGGTTGGTAAAACTGCTAATGGAGTTGTCCACGATTGCTGTCGTGGATCAGCGCGGCGCCGCTTACATCCTCGATCATCCTGAGCTTGTTATAGCCCTAAAGGATATTGATGCGACTCGCCGCCTCTTTGAGACACGAAGTGCTTGGCAAGGCACTCGCCATGCCAGGCTCACGATCGCCAATACGCTTTCGGGTGATCTTGAAGAAGCGCGGCGGCATGCTCGTACAACGGACGAATGGCTCGCACACTGGAGAAACACGGATCGAAAAGATGGGATAGACGAACCCGGCCCCGAACTCCCTGATATTGCAGCGATACCGTTCTTCCTCATTTCAAAAGGCGGCGCACAGGATGCAGTGTGGTTCTTAGAAGGATGGAAAGACTGGTATGCGTTCGAAGTTTGCGAGTATATCTTCAACTACTGTTATCTTGCACAAGCAATAGGTTCACAGTCGCCAGACCTATTGTCGGAATTTGTTGACGCACTGACGCAAGTCGGACCCCTCGCAGCAGCCTTGTCTTTTGCGAAGAATTTAGCACCCAGGCGTAGGAAGCTTATCATCAAACTGGCAGATGTCTGCCGCAAGGCGACCGAGCTTGACGGATCAGATTACTATCGACGCGAGAGAACATACGTGCTACAGGACGGGCTCCTTAAGGCCGCCGCCGATGCATTGATGCTAGGCCTTAATGATGAAGCTCTCTCGATATCGCTCCGCGCAACTCACCAACGCCCCGGCATTTGGTCCTTCCGGGAAAGGTTCCATAACCATCGCGAAGTCTTCCCATTTATTTTCCGTGCGGCCCTTGTAGCCGCCGCGGAGAATTCATCCCTTCATGAGAAAGACGTTCTACCCAAGGAATTGGTGCCAATCTGTGCCCGCATCCGCAGGATTGACACAGGTAAGGCATTCCACGACAAATTCAAAGCGAGGTTAGCGAGGTGGCCTCGGAAACAGATCAAAGAGGACGATGAGAAAATGCACCCGCATGCCCTGAGCGATGAAGGGCATAGGGAAGCCGAGAATTTTATCAATAGTTGTCTAGAGCCGCTTCTTTCATTGGCTAAAGCTCTTTCATCTACCCTCGCTGCACCCGAAAATGTAGTTGACAAGGTCTTCGTAGAACTGATCGAAACTTGGGACCAAACAAGCAAGAAGCGCGATTCTTATCTCACGGACAAAATCGATCATTTTTTTCACAAGCTCGGTCTCGATGTGGTGGTTTTCGCGCTTTGGGTTCGTACCGAGCTTAAAGCGGCATCGGTCAAATCCTTCCTTACAGCGGTTCACAGTCGTTACATAGACCCGGAGGATCTCATTCGGCTTGTTTCAATCCTCGCAGAGAGAGAGCCGCTGCAAACATTAGCTGGCGAACAAGCTCAACACGCGCGGAAGCTTATTCAAGCCGCGGATGATGTGAGCTATCGGGCATCTCTATATTCGCGTCTCGCTCGTGCCTTGTTACCAGCCAGTATCCATGAGGCATCTAATTATTTTCGCGAGGGGCTTGAGCAGATGGATGCGATCGGTTCCGGAGACGATCAATTCACAAACGAGCTTCTCTTATTCGCATCCTCACTCAAGGGAGATGAACTCAGCGAGCGCGATTTCCACACCTTGAGCAATATTTCTGAACTTAATATGGGCGAGCAACCGGAGAAGTTCTTCTGGGGTGCCTTTGGGCGGGGCCTTTCCAAAACCGCTGGAGTCAGAGGCTTGGCAAAATTGAGCCGGTGGGATGATCGTTCGAAGATATCCCTTAGCTATACCCTTCTTCCATATCTCACAGCGCTCTTGGAACAAGGCAAGATCGAGCCCAAGGACGCGCTTGCTCTGAACCGCCTTGCCAGACCTGTCGGGCATTATCACGATCCTATGGAGGACTTTACCAAGGCGATCCACGATAGGGCAGGCCCAGACAGTGAGACTATCACTGCGCTCATTCAACAATTCGAAGATGACAATCCTGGTTTGTGGATGGGAAACACCATCGATCGGCTTGTGGCGCTTGCCGGAAACGTTCTCGGTTTTTCATCCAAGACGGCCCGTCATCTTCGCGCTGCCCGTAAACTCCATGAAGAAGTACGAAATAAGCGGAATGAGCGGAATTACAATTGGGATGTGCCGAACGCCCATGTGCGAAAGCGAACAGAGAGAGGGAGTCGTGAGGACCGTGAAGCTTTGAAATGTATTGCCAAGTCCACCGACCCAACAGATCAGTCTTCTCTCAATCAGGCGATTACCACCCTCGATGGGCCACAACATACATACGAGCTAAAAGACAACTTTTTTGCAGTGCTTCGAGCCAAAGTCCCTTTTGGCGCGCGTGCGAAATATATCGAGAATATCTGCGAATTGGAGCATTTGCTTTTCGACCGGAAGATTGAGGAATTGAAGGGTTGCAAGCAGGCGTGGACACCATCATCCGCTTCGCTCAATCCGGTCTATGAGGGCGCGGGTATTCGCCTGATTCAGCTCCATGCCGATGAAATGATTGCCTATGGCATGCTCTCCGGTTCCAGGGTTAGGGAAATTTCTGATCTCACAGGCATTGCTGATTTCGACCTTGTTCTCGAGCTGATCAAGGTCTTTGGGCAGTTAGAAAACACCATTGCTGGGGCGGTATGGCTCACACTGGCTTCATTCATTTGCCGGAGAGCAAAGGCCGGCATGGGCGAAGATGCTCTTACAAGGCTACTGCGTAGTCCCGCTGCCGAGCTTGCCGATAATGTTGCCGATGGAAAATGGAAGGATGGACTTTATCCGAGGAATGACATCACAGCGGTTGCGGCCGGGCTTTTGTGGCGCGTGCTTGGTTCTCCCTACGCAGTAGCTAGATGGCGTGCCGCACATAGCATCCGCTGCTTAGCCGCATTTGGGCGATGGCAGATAATCGATCACTTGGTTGGTAATATTGAGTCTCAAGAGGCCGGACCTTTCCAAGCGCCCGAACTCACCTTTTACTATTTGCACGCGCGTCTTTGGCTTCTTATTGCTCTCGCGCGGATGGCGCGCGATTATCCCGAAGCAATAGCCCGCTATAAAGACATCCTTTTTTCAATTGCTACGGAGCAAGAAAACCCGCATGCCCTTATGCGCCATTTCGCTGCGCAGGCATTGCTCACATGTGTGGATGCGGGAAGACTCCAATTGCAGGCAAATATGGAAAAACTCCTTCGAAACGTTAATCTATCACCGCACCCACGCCTGAAAAAAAAGATTAGAACGCATGATTTTTACTCGGGACGTCCAAAAACTGCCCCCAGTCCGGAATTCAAATTCGACCTTGACTATGACTTTCATAAACATGATGTAGACAACTTGAGCCATGTCTTTGGCCAGCCGTGCTGGAAAGTCGTCGACATGATATCTGCAATTGTACATGAGCTTGATCCTAATGTTACCAGCATGTATGAGTCAGGCGGAAGAGAATCGTACAATCACAGATTCCGGGGGATAACTACTCGATATCATGGATACGGTCAGCAACTGGGTTGGCACGCGCTTTTCTTTGCCGCCGGTAAGCTTCTTGCGACCGCTCCGGTGACAGACGATTGGTGGTGTAAGGACGATCCCTGGGGTGAATGGCTCGGGCGCTATCTTTTAACTCGCCAGGACGGGTTATGGCTTTCCGATGGCACCGAGAGGGTTCCACTTGACACAATTGAACCCCTGCTTGAAAAGAAGAAGGGGCTTGTAGTCACCAGTGACCGCGACACACTTTTGCGACTTGCTGGAGTAACCACGCGCATTGGCAAAGAGCTTGTTGTTGGGGGAAGATGGTTCTCAGCCGATGGTATCAAAGTCGGAATTTCATCTGCGTTGGTTGCTCCTGATAAAGCTGTGCGGGCTGTAAGAAAGCTCATTCGTGAGGAGCCAATGCTTGTATGGATTCCTGCGTTTCATGGGGCCGAAGATGACCTCGATAATTCACCAAGCGAAGAAAAAAAGGAATATACACCTTGGATAGTGTGTCCGTACGGTGAGGCACGACTTGACGAGCACGATCCCTACGGAGTGCCTTGCGCCAATTTCAGACCGCGCTTGGCACGGGCTCTTTCCGATTTATGTTCGATCACCAGCACTGATCCATTTGGCAGGGTATGGCGGGACAAGCGAGGAAGGTCGATTTTGCGCGCACAGGCTTGGGGTCGAGAGAATAGAGATTCTGGTGAAGACGTATATCCCGGCCATCGCCTGCTTTGTAGCTCATCCGTGCTCAAGAAGATACTCAACAAATATGATAAAAACCTGCTCTTGCTCATAAAGCTTGAGCGCTATGAGAAAAAATATCAGGAACTTAGCAAGTGGACTCATACCATCGCTGTTGTTCGAATCACCAAGGCACTCAAACTTCAGTATTTCAAGGGCCGCATCAATCACCTTCACAAGTCTGAGTTCTGAGCGTGGACAATTCCGTGCCGGTTTGGTAAATCAAGAGTGTCTCTGTTTCCACTTAGGGGAAGAAATGCTGTCAAGTCTATACATTCTACAAAGCGGTTTTTTGGCAATTGAATAACTGCGGTTCTCTTCCGGAACCTGCACTTCTTTTTCCCACTCCAAAAAATCAACCTTCCGTTATCGAATCTTCACTCACGTTTACCATCCTCAAGGTGTGACCTCGAAGGAAGGGGTTGAAAATGGGGTCCATCTTTATTCTTTACTGTTCTACTCAGAGTGAAGAAGTTGCCTAGATGACTGAAGCGCTTTTCCCAAAATCCATGCTTCCTCCCTCCCAGCCCCCTACTGCAGGAGACGGATGCAATCAAACGTTTAGCATCTCTTCTTCCTCCCTCTTCTCCGTTTCCTCCTGTTCAGGACTTATTCGCTTTAAGACAGTCGGAAAGAAAAACAATTCTTGGCAGCTCTCTTGATCGGTGTGAATCTGGGTGCATCTGTGGTTGATGAGAGGTTTCAAGTTCCAAGTTCCAGGTTCCAAGTCTGAAGGTTGAAGAAGGAATTCTCCGTTTCCTCGGTTTGCTCCTGTGAAGCTCCTTTCTAATCCGAGAAAATCAGCGGAATCTGCGGATAGGTAAGGCAGTCCTTAGACCGGAGTCTGAGCAAAGGCGGAATGATTTCTTTCCTTTCTCCGTGTCCCTCCGTGGTGATATCAGTTTCAGGTTTCAAGTTCCAAGTTGGAAGAGATAAAGGCAGGTAACAGTCTACAGTCCGCAGTCCAGCCCGCGAGACGCCCTGCTGAAGCAGGGTTAAGAAACTGTATTTCGCTTACGCTCGACTACTGTTTTCGGGCACGGCAATGCCGTGCCCCTACAATCCGTGAAAATCCGGTTAATCCGTGAAAATCCGTGGATTGCTTCATCTTCCGTTCTTCCTGACATTTCCGTTCACAACTTTGTCGTTGTTCAGGAGTCCGGCGCGTGGTTGAATAGCCTCAAAAGCGACTGACAAACGGTAAAGGGGAGGCTGACATGAAGCTGCTTGACCACATCGCGAAAATGCTTGGATACGAAAAGGCGCGCCACGTGCGCGAGATACTGGTTGACGAGTTCGAGGAGCGGCTGGGCAAGGACCGGCCGGAAAATTATGAAGACTATGCGATTGCCTACGGGCAGGTCGTTTGGGTGTATGCCTGCGTGAGCACGATCGCGACGGCCATCGCGGGCGTCCCCCTGCGCGCCTACCGCAAGAAGGCTGATGCTATCGAGGAAGTTTCCGACAGCCGGCTTGCCCGCCTGCTCTCCGACGTCAACCCGCACATGTCGTCTTACGACCTGTGGGAGGCGACGGCCTCATTCCTCGAGCTCTCCGGCAACTGCTACTGGGAGATCGAGAAAGACGAGAAGGGAGTGCCCTCCGCCATCTATCCGATGCGGCCCGACCGCGTCAAGATCGTGCCTGACCGCTCGAACTTCGTTATGGGCTACATCTATGAGATCAACGGCCGCAGCGTCTCGCTCGAGGCTGACGAGGTCGTCCATTTCAGGTACTTCAACCCCGCCAACGAATACTACGGCCTCGGCCCGATCTCGGCCATCCGCAACTCGATCATCGTCGATCAGTATTCGGTCGCCTACAACAAGGCCTTCTTCAAGAACGGCGCGCATCCGGGGGGAGTCCTCGAAACCAGTTCGTCGTTGAGCGATGAGACGTTCAATCGCCTGAGAAAACAGTGGGAGGAGGGTCATAAGGGGTCCGCGCACGCGCATCGCATCGCCGTCCTGGAGGAGGGGCTCTCGTACAAGCCGATCGGCCTCAGCCCGCGCGATATGGAGTTCCTCAACCAGCGCAAGTTCTGCCGCGAGGAGATCTGCGCCACGTTCAAGGTGCCGCCCGCGCTCGTCGGCGTCTATGAGTACGCCAACTACGCGAACGCCGAGCACCAGAACAAGGCGTTCTGGCAGAAGACGATCATCCCGAAACTGCGCAAGCTCGAGCTCAAGCTGGATAACTCGCTGCTGCCGAAGTTCGCTTCCGAGACGGATGGGGCCGACTTCGTCAGGTTCGATACATCCGCCGTCGATGCGCTCAAGGAGAACGAGAACGTCAAATCGCAGGTGCAGGAGCGGCTCGTGCGCGCCGGCATCATGACCATCAACGAGGTCCGCCGCCGCGAAAACCTGCCGCCCGTTACGTGGGGCGATAGCTTCGGAACATGAGACAGAATGGTCAGGCGGAAAAAGATTCCGCGCGAGGATGCGTCCCGGGTTCGTCTGGCGGATTTGATAAACAAGACGACGCCGGCGCGTCTTCTTTTTCCATTCTTGACAACGCTTTCCGCAAAATCTATACTTGAGGCCATCCCCAAATAGGTGGGTGAAGTAGCGAATTTTTGAAGATGTCCCAAACGCAAAAAAAAAACGAGCAAGCTGGATTCGGCGACGACAAATATCACGGTTTTCTATTTCCTGTGGCTCTTTACATTCATCATCATCTGCACATTGGCTGCAGGAAAAGAAACCATTTTGAGCAATAATGTCGAAACCAGTCCATATCCCGTTCTTTTCGGCAGGCGTTCATTCGCAAGGTCATCAAATAGTCGAGCCCGGAGAATGATAGCCCTGGGCGACAGCAACTCCTTCTATCCGTTCGATTGGTCATCTTACAGCGGGGATAAATCCAGGCATTTGCCGAACTTGATCATTGAAGAACTCAAGGAGCATGAGGGCGATTTCGATGACTTGCAGTTGCTCGACTGGTCGTTT is part of the Candidatus Abyssobacteria bacterium SURF_5 genome and harbors:
- a CDS encoding transcriptional regulator, which translates into the protein MHQETDTVRASRDGHEYHEAWTARKALQLLWADSKLVGIAVEGLSPTDQARASAKTVQIADITLYFGGHPAFKQADRLTIAQFKYSIANEDEYFRASRAKETIEKFGNAYRDLKTRYGAEAVQKKLDFQLITNQPIYEPLLQAVEAIAKGLPRTGEVEKQARQFEKASGLQGKPLVSFAAKCNFIGRSKNLAATKYELACLLVDWSATKDALARARLAGLKELVRNKAGHAGSGRNVIRRTDILAALEVSDPDDLLPCKPALTDVGPVVERHQLSDAVSQIESLQKPLLIHSAGGVGKTVFMESLAGKIQENYEVVFFDCFGGGAYRALEDARHLPRNGLMHIANTLAFRSLCDPILPHSSDPQTLLKTFRRRLTQCVETISRMNPGRSLALFIDAIDNADIAAKQRGDDSFPVELIQSLDTEPIPGVKLIVSCRTERKPDTYAEYDELELQPFNINETSTFLRARMNNVSQGEISIAQARSGGNPRVLDYLLMSGRGLLDESEVNKKFELNDLIEKRIKDALTTARVRGYKKNHIDAFLAGLAVLPPPVPLNEYAGIHKIELSAIESFASDLFPLLERTNQGLMFRDEPTETLIQKRYASSNELLRHLAENLLVRQDVSVYAARALPGLLHQLDDGERLFKLAFDDRIPATITSTVGKRNIRFARLKAATLHAAMKKDYDRLVKLLMELSTIAVVDQRGAAYILDHPELVIALKDIDATRRLFETRSAWQGTRHARLTIANTLSGDLEEARRHARTTDEWLAHWRNTDRKDGIDEPGPELPDIAAIPFFLISKGGAQDAVWFLEGWKDWYAFEVCEYIFNYCYLAQAIGSQSPDLLSEFVDALTQVGPLAAALSFAKNLAPRRRKLIIKLADVCRKATELDGSDYYRRERTYVLQDGLLKAAADALMLGLNDEALSISLRATHQRPGIWSFRERFHNHREVFPFIFRAALVAAAENSSLHEKDVLPKELVPICARIRRIDTGKAFHDKFKARLARWPRKQIKEDDEKMHPHALSDEGHREAENFINSCLEPLLSLAKALSSTLAAPENVVDKVFVELIETWDQTSKKRDSYLTDKIDHFFHKLGLDVVVFALWVRTELKAASVKSFLTAVHSRYIDPEDLIRLVSILAEREPLQTLAGEQAQHARKLIQAADDVSYRASLYSRLARALLPASIHEASNYFREGLEQMDAIGSGDDQFTNELLLFASSLKGDELSERDFHTLSNISELNMGEQPEKFFWGAFGRGLSKTAGVRGLAKLSRWDDRSKISLSYTLLPYLTALLEQGKIEPKDALALNRLARPVGHYHDPMEDFTKAIHDRAGPDSETITALIQQFEDDNPGLWMGNTIDRLVALAGNVLGFSSKTARHLRAARKLHEEVRNKRNERNYNWDVPNAHVRKRTERGSREDREALKCIAKSTDPTDQSSLNQAITTLDGPQHTYELKDNFFAVLRAKVPFGARAKYIENICELEHLLFDRKIEELKGCKQAWTPSSASLNPVYEGAGIRLIQLHADEMIAYGMLSGSRVREISDLTGIADFDLVLELIKVFGQLENTIAGAVWLTLASFICRRAKAGMGEDALTRLLRSPAAELADNVADGKWKDGLYPRNDITAVAAGLLWRVLGSPYAVARWRAAHSIRCLAAFGRWQIIDHLVGNIESQEAGPFQAPELTFYYLHARLWLLIALARMARDYPEAIARYKDILFSIATEQENPHALMRHFAAQALLTCVDAGRLQLQANMEKLLRNVNLSPHPRLKKKIRTHDFYSGRPKTAPSPEFKFDLDYDFHKHDVDNLSHVFGQPCWKVVDMISAIVHELDPNVTSMYESGGRESYNHRFRGITTRYHGYGQQLGWHALFFAAGKLLATAPVTDDWWCKDDPWGEWLGRYLLTRQDGLWLSDGTERVPLDTIEPLLEKKKGLVVTSDRDTLLRLAGVTTRIGKELVVGGRWFSADGIKVGISSALVAPDKAVRAVRKLIREEPMLVWIPAFHGAEDDLDNSPSEEKKEYTPWIVCPYGEARLDEHDPYGVPCANFRPRLARALSDLCSITSTDPFGRVWRDKRGRSILRAQAWGRENRDSGEDVYPGHRLLCSSSVLKKILNKYDKNLLLLIKLERYEKKYQELSKWTHTIAVVRITKALKLQYFKGRINHLHKSEF
- a CDS encoding phage portal protein encodes the protein MKLLDHIAKMLGYEKARHVREILVDEFEERLGKDRPENYEDYAIAYGQVVWVYACVSTIATAIAGVPLRAYRKKADAIEEVSDSRLARLLSDVNPHMSSYDLWEATASFLELSGNCYWEIEKDEKGVPSAIYPMRPDRVKIVPDRSNFVMGYIYEINGRSVSLEADEVVHFRYFNPANEYYGLGPISAIRNSIIVDQYSVAYNKAFFKNGAHPGGVLETSSSLSDETFNRLRKQWEEGHKGSAHAHRIAVLEEGLSYKPIGLSPRDMEFLNQRKFCREEICATFKVPPALVGVYEYANYANAEHQNKAFWQKTIIPKLRKLELKLDNSLLPKFASETDGADFVRFDTSAVDALKENENVKSQVQERLVRAGIMTINEVRRRENLPPVTWGDSFGT